From a region of the Citricoccus muralis genome:
- a CDS encoding pyridoxamine 5'-phosphate oxidase family protein produces MVDEDPVKTLLEKTEKAGVAMLATTDADGRIVSRPMAIQEIEADHAIWFITRVSTPKIGEVSGSQPVNVSVAEKGFWASITGTATVEGDVERKKRYWSKATEAFFGESKPEDPDIVLLKVDPDSGEYWDSPGLPATAVEVIKGMVGDRPARPGESNTVDL; encoded by the coding sequence ATGGTTGACGAGGATCCCGTGAAGACCCTGTTGGAGAAGACCGAGAAGGCGGGCGTGGCCATGCTGGCCACGACTGATGCCGATGGGCGCATCGTCAGCCGGCCGATGGCGATCCAGGAGATCGAGGCGGACCACGCCATCTGGTTCATCACCCGGGTCAGCACGCCGAAGATCGGCGAAGTGTCCGGGAGCCAGCCGGTCAACGTCAGCGTCGCCGAGAAAGGCTTCTGGGCCTCGATCACCGGCACCGCCACCGTGGAGGGTGACGTGGAGCGCAAGAAGCGTTACTGGTCCAAGGCCACGGAGGCGTTCTTCGGCGAGTCGAAGCCCGAGGACCCGGACATCGTGTTGCTGAAGGTCGACCCGGACTCGGGCGAGTACTGGGACTCCCCGGGCCTGCCGGCCACGGCCGTGGAGGTCATCAAGGGCATGGTCGGTGACCGGCCGGCACGCCCCGGCGAGAGCAACACCGTCGATCTCTGA
- a CDS encoding cytochrome P450 — protein sequence MNAIITEEVEALLGQADFTGTLDWDGFAVMWGRMVRRIVLGDSARDDERVTEDLRRLRKRGNLSYLMPQNRRLRERFLGRLQEYVDRAEPGSLAAMVAQTPAPEDAQPVQQMPQWLFAFDAEAWATFRALSLAVAHPGAADEARAEMSQAPDLPYLRATVLESLRLWPTTPLVLRDTTAETRWRNGTLPAGTALVIFAPFCHRDDATLPEAHRFSPDLWMRDRDDSDWPLVPFSGGPGMCPGRNVVLLTSSLVLGELLNRRDLTAGKPLDTGHLPGTLSPFSSTFTVRRR from the coding sequence ATGAACGCCATCATCACCGAGGAGGTGGAGGCCCTGCTGGGGCAGGCGGACTTCACCGGCACCCTGGATTGGGACGGCTTCGCGGTGATGTGGGGCCGGATGGTCCGGCGCATCGTGCTGGGGGACAGTGCCCGCGATGATGAGCGGGTCACCGAGGACCTGCGCCGGCTGCGGAAGCGCGGCAATCTCTCCTACCTCATGCCCCAGAACCGGCGACTGCGGGAGAGGTTCCTCGGGCGGCTGCAGGAATACGTTGACCGGGCGGAGCCGGGCAGCCTGGCGGCGATGGTCGCGCAGACCCCGGCACCAGAGGACGCCCAGCCCGTCCAGCAGATGCCGCAGTGGCTGTTCGCCTTCGACGCCGAAGCCTGGGCCACCTTCCGAGCCCTCTCACTGGCGGTGGCCCATCCCGGCGCTGCGGACGAGGCCCGGGCGGAGATGTCCCAGGCACCGGACCTGCCCTACCTGCGAGCCACTGTGTTGGAGTCGCTGCGGCTGTGGCCGACCACGCCACTGGTCCTCCGGGACACCACCGCTGAGACGCGCTGGCGCAACGGGACCCTGCCCGCCGGCACCGCACTGGTGATCTTCGCGCCCTTCTGCCACCGCGACGACGCCACGTTGCCGGAGGCGCACCGGTTCAGTCCCGACCTGTGGATGCGGGACCGGGATGACAGCGACTGGCCGCTCGTGCCGTTCAGCGGCGGACCCGGCATGTGCCCGGGACGCAACGTGGTCCTGCTGACCTCTTCCCTGGTCTTGGGCGAGCTGCTGAATCGGCGTGATCTGACGGCGGGAAAGCCGCTGGATACCGGCCACCTGCCCGGTACCCTCAGCCCGTTCTCTTCCACCTTCACCGTTCGCCGCCGCTGA
- a CDS encoding CueP family metal-binding protein — protein MNTTLKKNTLILGAALAAALTLGSCAGDTGTGPSDSPGASSTEAPAVSSEEAGQADVMFAQMMVPHHEQAVEMSDILLAKDGLTPEVAALAEEIKAAQAPEIQQMNAWLEDWDVDPQAADHGSMDHGGMDGMLAPAELERLEQADTAEATRLYLEGMIEHHQGAVQMAEDEVANGQHPEAVALAEAIIETQNAEIREMQELLEAGPAAAGRDGAAGSDSPVVGDPDLLADHDLAGLDARTIIERLDTQAVAERPTDLVASVQPEQLIVADDRGRQAAVPMPADEVYVSAAPYVSQTHQCHFHSLTTCLGELQNQDVRVTVVDNATGEVIVEERLQTFDNGFVGLWLPRGIDAELTVEHDGKTATSMVSTRNADDPTCLTDLQLTST, from the coding sequence ATGAACACCACCCTGAAGAAGAACACCCTCATCCTGGGCGCGGCCCTCGCCGCGGCGCTGACCCTGGGCAGTTGTGCCGGGGACACCGGGACGGGGCCGAGCGACAGCCCCGGCGCGTCATCGACCGAGGCGCCAGCCGTCTCCAGCGAGGAGGCGGGCCAGGCGGACGTCATGTTCGCGCAGATGATGGTCCCGCATCACGAACAGGCCGTCGAAATGTCCGACATCTTGCTGGCCAAAGACGGTCTGACGCCGGAGGTCGCCGCCCTGGCTGAGGAGATCAAGGCCGCGCAGGCCCCGGAGATCCAACAGATGAACGCGTGGCTTGAGGACTGGGACGTGGATCCGCAGGCGGCGGACCACGGCTCCATGGACCATGGCGGCATGGACGGCATGTTGGCCCCTGCCGAGCTCGAGAGGCTGGAACAGGCTGACACGGCGGAGGCGACCCGCCTGTACCTCGAGGGCATGATCGAACACCACCAGGGGGCCGTGCAGATGGCCGAGGATGAGGTCGCGAACGGACAGCATCCGGAGGCCGTCGCGCTGGCCGAAGCCATCATCGAGACCCAGAACGCCGAGATCCGCGAGATGCAGGAACTGCTTGAAGCCGGACCGGCTGCGGCAGGTCGAGACGGTGCCGCCGGCTCGGATTCCCCCGTGGTGGGCGATCCGGACCTGCTGGCCGATCACGACTTGGCCGGTCTGGACGCCCGAACGATCATCGAGCGGCTGGATACCCAGGCCGTGGCCGAACGGCCTACCGATCTGGTGGCATCGGTCCAGCCGGAACAGCTGATCGTGGCCGACGATCGTGGTCGGCAGGCAGCGGTGCCGATGCCGGCGGACGAGGTCTACGTCTCCGCGGCGCCGTACGTGTCGCAGACGCACCAGTGCCACTTCCACAGCCTGACGACGTGCCTCGGTGAGCTCCAGAACCAGGATGTGCGCGTCACTGTCGTGGACAACGCAACCGGAGAGGTCATCGTCGAGGAACGGCTCCAGACCTTCGACAACGGTTTCGTGGGGCTGTGGCTCCCGAGGGGGATCGACGCGGAGCTGACGGTGGAGCATGACGGCAAGACGGCGACATCGATGGTCTCCACCCGCAACGCCGACGACCCGACGTGCCTGACGGATCTTCAACTGACCAGCACCTGA
- a CDS encoding heavy metal translocating P-type ATPase has translation MSGHDPLDQHAGHDHGDHSGHGVDGGHAEHGGHDHSHHVDQFRRLFWIMLVVGLPVVATSPMFGMILGYEVPGWAAWIAPVLGTVMYVWGGRPFLTGAVDELRQRQPGMMLLIGLAITVAFLASWGATLGLLHHQLEFWWELSLLIVIMLLGHWVEMRSLAQTTSALDSLAALLPDEAEKVDGADVVKIAPAELRHGDVVIVRPGGRVPADGTVVDGSASMDESMITGESATVRRSEGDSVVAGTVATDSGIRVEVTAVGEDTALAGIQRLVTQAQSSSSRAQRLADKAAAWLFWFALGAAALTAIVWTALGLPDESVVRTITVLVIACPHALGLAIPLVVSIATERAARGGVLVKDRLALEAMRTVDTVLFDKTGTLTKGSPAVTGVEPATGYDAGRLLALAAAAEADSEHPLARAIVAAAVERGLEVPAASGFSSSPAVGVRADVVIGGDGEGNVDGDADGDRRRAGAGAHTVMVGGPYLLEQEGLTELPIADDWREEGAIILHVLVDGQVAGALRLADEIRPESRDAVAGMRGRGVQVVMITGDAEAVAAAVAGELGIERYFAGVRPEDKSAKVKQLQDEGGKVAMVGDGVNDAPALAQADVGIAIGAGTDVAIASAGVILASDDPRAVLSVAELSRASYRKMKQNLWWAAGYNLFAVPLAAGVLAPIGFVLPMSVGAILMSLSTVVVALNAQLLRKVDLRPEAVAGGTGAGS, from the coding sequence ATGAGCGGACACGACCCTCTCGATCAGCACGCTGGTCACGATCACGGCGATCACAGTGGACACGGTGTCGACGGCGGCCATGCCGAACACGGCGGCCACGACCACTCGCACCATGTCGATCAGTTCCGCCGCCTGTTCTGGATCATGCTCGTGGTGGGCCTCCCCGTGGTCGCCACCTCGCCCATGTTCGGCATGATCCTGGGCTACGAGGTCCCCGGCTGGGCCGCCTGGATCGCCCCGGTGCTCGGCACCGTGATGTATGTCTGGGGCGGCCGGCCCTTCCTCACCGGCGCCGTCGATGAACTCCGCCAACGCCAACCGGGAATGATGCTGCTCATCGGGCTCGCCATCACGGTGGCCTTCCTGGCCTCCTGGGGTGCCACCCTCGGTCTGCTGCACCACCAGCTTGAGTTCTGGTGGGAGCTGTCCCTGCTGATCGTCATCATGCTGCTGGGCCACTGGGTGGAGATGCGCTCGCTGGCCCAGACCACCTCCGCCCTCGATTCCCTGGCCGCGCTGCTTCCTGACGAGGCGGAGAAGGTGGACGGGGCCGACGTCGTTAAAATAGCGCCGGCCGAACTGCGTCACGGGGATGTGGTCATCGTCCGGCCCGGCGGCCGGGTCCCAGCCGACGGCACCGTGGTGGACGGCTCGGCGTCCATGGATGAGTCGATGATCACCGGCGAGTCGGCCACCGTACGCCGGTCCGAGGGCGATTCCGTGGTGGCCGGCACCGTCGCCACGGACTCGGGGATTCGCGTGGAGGTGACCGCCGTCGGCGAGGACACCGCCCTGGCAGGTATCCAGCGGCTCGTCACGCAAGCCCAGTCCTCGTCCTCGCGTGCCCAGCGATTGGCGGACAAGGCGGCAGCCTGGCTGTTCTGGTTCGCGCTCGGGGCCGCTGCCCTCACCGCGATCGTCTGGACCGCCCTCGGGCTGCCGGACGAGTCGGTCGTCCGCACCATCACGGTGTTGGTCATCGCCTGCCCGCACGCCCTCGGCCTCGCCATCCCGCTCGTCGTCTCGATCGCCACCGAGCGGGCGGCCCGCGGCGGTGTGCTCGTCAAGGACCGGCTCGCGCTGGAGGCCATGCGCACCGTGGACACCGTGCTGTTCGACAAGACCGGCACCCTGACCAAGGGTTCTCCGGCTGTCACCGGCGTGGAACCGGCCACCGGGTACGACGCCGGCCGCCTCCTGGCGCTCGCGGCCGCGGCCGAGGCGGATTCAGAGCACCCGCTGGCGCGGGCCATCGTCGCTGCGGCGGTTGAGCGGGGCCTGGAGGTGCCCGCCGCGAGCGGTTTCTCCTCCTCCCCGGCGGTCGGGGTGCGGGCCGACGTCGTGATCGGCGGCGACGGAGAAGGAAACGTGGACGGGGACGCTGACGGTGACCGGCGCAGGGCCGGGGCCGGCGCCCACACCGTGATGGTGGGTGGGCCGTATCTGCTGGAACAGGAGGGGCTGACCGAACTGCCGATCGCCGACGACTGGCGTGAGGAGGGGGCGATCATCCTGCACGTGCTCGTGGACGGCCAGGTGGCCGGCGCGCTGAGACTGGCCGATGAGATCCGGCCCGAGTCCCGGGACGCGGTGGCCGGCATGCGGGGCCGCGGCGTCCAGGTCGTCATGATCACCGGCGACGCCGAAGCCGTGGCGGCCGCCGTGGCCGGAGAGCTGGGCATCGAGCGCTACTTCGCCGGGGTGCGGCCGGAGGACAAGTCCGCCAAAGTCAAGCAGTTGCAGGATGAAGGCGGCAAGGTGGCCATGGTCGGAGACGGCGTCAACGATGCCCCGGCGCTGGCCCAGGCCGACGTCGGGATTGCGATCGGTGCCGGCACAGACGTGGCGATCGCCTCGGCCGGCGTGATCCTGGCCTCCGACGACCCCCGTGCGGTGCTGTCCGTGGCGGAGCTGTCCCGTGCCAGCTACCGGAAGATGAAGCAGAACCTGTGGTGGGCCGCCGGATACAACCTGTTCGCCGTCCCCCTGGCCGCCGGCGTCCTCGCGCCGATCGGATTCGTGCTGCCCATGAGCGTCGGGGCGATCCTGATGTCCCTGTCCACCGTGGTGGTGGCGCTGAATGCCCAGTTGCTGCGGAAGGTGGACCTGCGGCCGGAGGCGGTGGCCGGTGGTACGGGCGCAGGATCCTAG
- a CDS encoding AMP-binding protein — translation MTTQLSHDRGETSTPLLEETIGANLARTVAAFGEREALVDVPSGRRWTYAEFAADVDRVATGLLEMGIEAGDRVGIWAPNLPEWTLTQYATARMGAILVNINPAYRTEELQYVLNQSGIRTVVAASSFKTSDYAAMLTQVRPDCPELQDVVIIGGEDWNRLASTDADPVRLERIAAHLTPDDPINIQYTSGTTGFPKGATLSHRNILNNGFFVGERVQYTEADRVCIPVPFYHCFGMVMGNLACTTHGAAMVIPAPGFDPTASLHAVATERCTSLYGVPTMFIAELGLEDFASYDLSTLRTGIMAGSPCPEHVMRQVIEQMNMRDVSICYGMTETSPVSLQTTAGDSLDQRVGTVGRVGPHLEVRVVDPVSGEVLPRGEAGELQTLGYSVMKGYWNDPDKTAEAIDTEGWMHTGDIGLMDADGYVQITGRIKDMVIRGGENIYPREIEEFLYTHPDIVDAQVVGVPDEKYGEELMAWIRVREGAPEPTAASLREFCSGKIAHYKVPRYVQVIEEFPMTVTGKVRKVDLRAQAMDLLG, via the coding sequence ATGACCACCCAGCTGTCCCATGACCGCGGCGAGACCAGCACTCCCCTCCTGGAGGAGACCATCGGCGCGAACCTGGCCCGAACCGTCGCCGCCTTCGGCGAGCGTGAAGCGCTGGTGGACGTGCCGAGCGGACGGCGCTGGACGTACGCGGAGTTCGCGGCCGACGTCGACCGCGTGGCCACCGGACTGTTGGAGATGGGCATCGAGGCGGGTGACCGGGTGGGGATCTGGGCGCCGAACCTGCCGGAATGGACGCTGACGCAGTATGCGACGGCGCGGATGGGCGCGATCCTGGTGAACATCAATCCGGCCTACCGGACGGAGGAGCTGCAGTACGTGCTCAACCAGTCCGGGATCCGCACCGTGGTGGCGGCGAGCTCGTTCAAGACCTCGGACTACGCGGCGATGCTGACCCAGGTCCGGCCCGACTGCCCGGAGCTGCAGGACGTGGTGATCATCGGCGGCGAGGACTGGAACCGGCTGGCCAGCACGGACGCAGACCCGGTCCGCCTGGAACGGATCGCCGCGCACCTGACCCCGGACGACCCCATCAACATCCAATACACCTCCGGCACCACGGGTTTCCCCAAGGGGGCCACCCTGTCCCACCGGAACATCCTCAACAACGGCTTCTTCGTCGGCGAGCGCGTGCAGTACACCGAGGCCGACCGCGTCTGCATCCCGGTGCCCTTCTACCATTGCTTCGGCATGGTGATGGGCAACCTGGCGTGCACCACCCACGGGGCAGCCATGGTCATCCCGGCCCCGGGATTCGACCCCACCGCCAGCCTGCACGCCGTGGCCACCGAGCGCTGCACCTCCCTGTACGGGGTGCCGACCATGTTCATCGCCGAGCTCGGACTGGAGGATTTCGCCTCCTACGACCTCTCCACCCTGCGCACCGGCATCATGGCCGGCTCCCCCTGCCCCGAGCACGTGATGCGCCAGGTGATCGAGCAGATGAACATGCGGGACGTCTCCATCTGTTACGGCATGACGGAGACCTCACCGGTCTCCCTCCAGACCACCGCGGGGGACAGCCTGGACCAGCGCGTCGGCACCGTGGGGCGCGTGGGGCCCCACCTCGAGGTCCGCGTGGTGGATCCGGTGTCCGGCGAGGTGTTGCCCCGCGGGGAGGCCGGCGAGCTGCAGACCCTGGGCTACTCCGTGATGAAGGGCTACTGGAACGATCCGGACAAGACCGCCGAGGCGATCGACACCGAAGGCTGGATGCACACCGGGGACATCGGCCTCATGGACGCGGACGGCTACGTGCAGATCACCGGCCGCATCAAGGACATGGTGATCCGCGGCGGGGAGAACATCTACCCGCGCGAGATCGAGGAGTTCCTCTACACGCACCCGGACATCGTGGACGCCCAGGTGGTCGGGGTGCCGGACGAGAAGTACGGCGAGGAGTTGATGGCCTGGATCCGGGTCCGTGAGGGTGCCCCGGAACCGACCGCCGCCTCACTGCGCGAGTTCTGCTCCGGGAAGATCGCCCACTACAAGGTGCCCCGCTACGTGCAGGTCATCGAGGAGTTCCCCATGACGGTCACCGGCAAGGTCCGCAAGGTGGATCTGCGCGCGCAGGCGATGGACCTGCTGGGCTAG
- a CDS encoding DUF3375 domain-containing protein, protein MPSLVRALTVQRLLREDTTLRMLRMDSLPLLAGVLAEYLAAPNAKVPTQDLHEAVDAELDTLRTHLDLGERTAKAYCDDWRQAGLLLRRPASDARGETYELTPQARHGLRIIEELISPRATATESRLVSLTGALRQLTIATDPDIGSRLAALQAEREELDDRIRRVQSGEADVLDSRRALERVEDILTQAEDLPTDFARVRSRFEQLNHELRVNILTGDDLPGGVLDEVFRGVDLIESSDEGQTFAAFSRLVRDPEVSASFEADLRAILDRDFTRSLPTASRSTLRGLLRTLKDGSRTVQDSLAEFARGLRRYVLSLEYQRDRQLRLALQEALAAAVPAADSIQPYQRTGMDLQMTGMQWSSVGEIGLYDPSDYDAGPVLDDAPLALVDVETLRELARQTEIDFVELEDNVNTVLGGMPQSERSAGVSVATVLERFPATQGAASVVGLMSLAARHGTVDEDRTEPIQWDGDDGRTRRARVQHHAFTGRIR, encoded by the coding sequence ATGCCGTCCCTCGTCCGGGCCCTCACGGTCCAGCGCCTCCTACGGGAGGACACCACGTTGCGCATGTTGCGAATGGATTCCCTGCCCTTGCTGGCGGGGGTGCTTGCCGAGTACCTGGCCGCACCCAACGCCAAGGTACCCACGCAGGACCTGCACGAGGCCGTCGACGCCGAGCTGGACACCCTGCGCACACATCTCGACCTCGGTGAGCGCACCGCGAAGGCCTACTGCGACGACTGGCGGCAGGCCGGTCTGCTGCTGCGCCGGCCGGCCTCCGACGCCCGCGGCGAGACCTACGAGCTCACGCCGCAGGCCCGCCACGGGCTGCGGATCATCGAGGAGCTGATTTCACCGAGGGCCACCGCCACCGAGTCCCGCCTCGTCTCACTCACCGGAGCCCTGCGGCAACTGACCATTGCCACGGACCCGGACATCGGCTCCCGGCTGGCCGCACTGCAGGCCGAGCGCGAGGAGCTGGACGATCGTATCCGCCGCGTCCAGTCCGGCGAGGCGGACGTCCTGGATTCCCGCCGGGCCCTGGAGCGGGTGGAGGACATCCTGACCCAGGCCGAGGACCTCCCCACGGATTTCGCTCGCGTCAGGTCACGGTTCGAGCAGCTCAACCACGAGTTGCGGGTCAACATCCTCACCGGTGACGACCTGCCCGGCGGCGTGCTGGACGAGGTGTTCCGCGGTGTGGACCTCATCGAGTCCTCGGATGAGGGTCAGACCTTCGCCGCCTTCTCCCGGTTGGTCCGCGATCCGGAGGTCTCCGCGTCCTTCGAGGCCGACCTACGGGCCATCCTCGATCGGGACTTCACTCGGAGCCTGCCCACCGCCTCCCGTTCCACCCTGCGCGGGCTGCTGCGCACGCTGAAGGACGGATCCCGCACGGTGCAGGACAGCCTCGCCGAGTTTGCCCGCGGTTTGCGCCGCTACGTGCTGTCCCTGGAGTACCAGCGTGACCGGCAGTTGAGGCTCGCGCTCCAGGAGGCCCTCGCTGCGGCCGTCCCCGCCGCGGACTCCATCCAGCCCTACCAGCGAACCGGGATGGACCTGCAGATGACCGGCATGCAGTGGTCCTCGGTGGGTGAGATCGGCCTCTACGACCCCTCGGACTACGACGCCGGCCCGGTCTTGGACGATGCACCGCTCGCCCTGGTGGACGTGGAGACACTGCGTGAACTCGCTCGGCAGACGGAAATTGACTTTGTCGAGCTCGAGGACAACGTCAACACCGTGCTGGGCGGCATGCCGCAGTCCGAGCGGTCGGCCGGCGTTTCCGTTGCCACCGTGCTGGAGCGCTTCCCCGCCACCCAGGGGGCCGCCAGTGTGGTCGGCCTGATGTCCTTGGCCGCCCGCCACGGCACCGTGGACGAGGACCGCACCGAACCCATCCAGTGGGACGGGGACGACGGCCGGACCCGCCGTGCCCGCGTCCAGCACCACGCCTTCACCGGGAGGATCCGCTGA
- a CDS encoding DUF4194 domain-containing protein yields the protein MYSDHELTSGPAAERGTGSGDPDTASPEQAAGDSLWSGDTGTLGEASRRALLDLLKGPYLSGRRRPQLWQALVADEGPIRSRLHDLFLELVIDHTEEFAFTRKVSTGELQVPAALRTEALTFLDTAMLLVLRQQLLMAAGEQRVIAGQTDVFGQLSVYSQGDESTWAKRLNSSWTKMHNKFNVLHKVEEGRAEISPVLKIMVDHEQARSFTELYRGLADSDARPDPEPEPESGHPDDTTTEGTP from the coding sequence ATGTACTCCGACCACGAACTCACTTCCGGCCCGGCGGCCGAGCGGGGCACGGGCTCGGGTGATCCGGACACAGCCTCGCCGGAGCAGGCAGCCGGTGACAGCCTGTGGTCCGGGGACACCGGCACTCTGGGCGAGGCCTCGCGGCGGGCCCTGCTGGACCTGCTCAAGGGCCCGTACCTCTCCGGCCGGCGCCGGCCCCAGTTGTGGCAGGCACTGGTGGCGGATGAGGGGCCGATCCGCTCCCGGCTGCACGACCTGTTCCTGGAGCTGGTCATCGACCACACCGAGGAGTTCGCTTTCACGCGCAAGGTCTCCACGGGCGAACTGCAGGTCCCGGCGGCGCTGCGCACGGAGGCCCTGACGTTCCTGGACACGGCCATGCTGCTGGTGTTGCGGCAGCAACTGCTGATGGCCGCCGGCGAGCAACGGGTCATCGCCGGCCAGACCGATGTCTTCGGACAGCTCTCCGTGTACAGCCAAGGCGACGAGTCCACCTGGGCGAAGCGCCTGAACAGCTCGTGGACCAAGATGCACAACAAGTTCAACGTCCTGCACAAGGTGGAGGAGGGCCGGGCCGAGATCTCTCCGGTGCTGAAGATCATGGTGGACCACGAACAGGCCCGCTCCTTCACCGAGCTCTACCGGGGGCTTGCGGACTCTGACGCGCGCCCCGATCCGGAACCTGAGCCTGAGTCCGGACATCCCGATGACACCACGACCGAGGGGACGCCATGA